In Ahaetulla prasina isolate Xishuangbanna chromosome 10, ASM2864084v1, whole genome shotgun sequence, the genomic window aaaaataagacagggtcttattttcggggaaacacggtatcagcCTAACACTGGAGCTTTGAGGCTTTACATGCAAGTACAACTTTGCAACCATAATGGCAAACTTCTCTAGATATTTCAGAGCAATTCTATATAGCTAGATAGTCTTATTGCCACTGCAttatattggcatccttcagtctcaaaagactatggtatcgcgctctggaaagaggtcctaaaacagcatctagtgtgagtAAAATTGCCACTGATAGATTAAACTATATAGGAATGAAAGCTGTTTCTCACAAGTTTTGAGGAAGAGGACAGTATTTGCTTaaataatataagaaaaaaaatgcagatcttaaaaactgaatgcaagaGAATGGAGTATTAAAGTTACATTATTGTATATGATTTTTCTGAGGTTCATTCTTGATTTAGACACATCTACCAGAAATTATTGACTTAATTAAGATTGATTTCTGAGCTTCTTGAAAGCTAGCAATGTGCTTTTATTCACTCCTATTctgtacttattttaaatattttaaccctgattttcaatattttcatcaTCATAGATAACAGGATAATACAAACAACACAATCTTAACTAATAGCTTTTAAAAACTGTAGTATAATCACAAACCTAAAAAAACAAGCAATTTtatcctatacctatacctaaaaTCCAATCAATAGAATGTCAGAATGTATAAGAGTAAGAAATAAATGGAGAAGCTTCTCTTGTAGCTAGCAATTTTGTGCTGTAGCATTtagtatttacattttgattgtCACAGCAGTAcattgcagtgtttctcaaccttggcagcttaaagatgtgtggacttcaactcccagaattccttaggctCACACAActaggtggggaattctgggaacatcttcaagttgccaagatggaGAAACACCAATATACTGTTTGGAAAACTATGAACACAGTGAGCGTTTGCTTCCCTCTGGTGGTAGCCGGTTTAAAATGCAGGGAATTTCAAACCATTTAATCTTTCCATTTTAAAGGATTATTTTTCCCACTTAGCTCCTGATAATTGGGGCAATTTATTCTTAAAATCAAGAAAGTGGCTAGAAATAAGGAGCATATTGGCCTGGCTTACCTTTGtctaaggtttttttccccctttttcttttaaaggaaaggtTATCTAATCGTCAGTTTTTGAGAAATGCTTGCTTTTGTACTTCAGGTCTTTAATATTTTGTAAATGAGTTTTTATACAATTCTGTGAAAAAAATATACCAATCATAACTCTAGATCAGGATTCTCAAACACAAACCAGCCAGATCTGCAACAATGAAGTCGTGCCTCACACAAAGAAGTCATGTCTCCATCGCAGCCAAAATGAAATACCAGACACAAATGCCCAATTTGTAAATGTGGCAATTAATAATAGCCTTCGTATCATCGATTTTATTTTCTGGTTTTAGGCTTTCAACATTTCTTGCTGAAATTCCCTATATGGATGTTTACCATGATCTGATGAGGGAGCTTCAAGGCCAGGATGCCACTAAGGAATTGTAGAGATACACGTTGCCAAGAGGTGGTTTGCTTTGCAGTATTGTGCAGAATTGTTACACTTCTGCTTCAGGCAAGTCCCCaaataatcaatttaaaaaatcaattataaATCTATAATCGCATAATAGGTAGTAATATTATTGTAATATTATCTGTCCATCCACAGATCAGGATGTTCTTTAGATCTGAGGTCCCCAACCCATGGAGCCATGGCTGCAGTCTGTTCGGAACTGGGCTGCGGAAATGGCGGGAGAGCAAGCGTGCACAGTTCCACTTGTGCAAGTGGCTGGTGAGCACAAGTGCCcaccactcatgcaaatggaacTGCGTGTGTGCTCGCTGATCCCTCACACAAATAGAGctgcgccaggggtgaaattcacttaaccttcgctaccagtttgcaaacgtGAGCGCGCGCTTGTGcgcgcctcctccacacatgcagagagccttctgtgcatgcgcagaaggtcagatatgggacatgatgatgtctgggcaggtgggcagagcctcccgccgacaGCACTACTGGAGCGTGCAATCTGAATAGATCCAGCTGATTTCCCCATCCTCCCCCCGCCAGTCCGCAAAACCTTAAAGGTTAGAGACCACTTTAGACTCTGCTTAAAATATTGAGAAAAGAATCTACATGTTGTAAATTAAGAGGGGCCATAACTATAGTATTCAGCCAGCGAGTTTCCTAAAATTCCACATTGGCCAAACCAGGAAGAGCTATCCTATTAAAAGCTAGTATAgagagtcctcgatttatgaccataatggagcccctAAGTCACGATGGTCATAAGGCATTCGTAagactgacctgattttatgattattttttttgtaattgtttttttttgtctggAAAAGgctggaaaatggcaaaaaaatatatatatcgtaAATTGTAATTATGTGAGTGGAATTGCAACTGCAACTGACCGTAAAAGTGAACCGGTTGGCAAGTGCCTAAAATGCTGGTCATGTGACTTCAGGTGTAAAGGGTTTCTTCTGTCAGAATTCAAGAACTATGTCATAAGTatctttggggggtgggggtgtctgccataattttaaatggtcactaagcaacagatcattaagtgaggactacctgtacagtgtaGTAGTTAATGAGTTGAAGTAGGAGACCAGATTCAATTCTAGCTTCAGCTGCAGAAGCTGACCTGGTGACCTCAGCCCCACCCTCTGTCTCTCCAGCCCAGGCTGCCTCAACATGGTTATTGCGGTGGAAATGTTGAGGTGGGATATTAACAAAAGCTCAAGTTATAAAGATCTGCCCACGGGCTCCTCCTCCTTTGGATAGTCACTATTCATCCTTAAAGTCACCGAAGCCAATAGCCGTCATTGCATCATCTTGCACTGAACTCCACAATTCACTTGTGCAAATGAAGGCAAGAAGCGTTTTCCTTTGTCCGCTTTACCTGAGAATAAGGCATACGGAGATCTAATTTGGATGATGCTTGATGGCTGTGACTCAAGGGATTAATTATGCATGAACCTAGCAGCTGATTTCACGATAAACTTCTCACTGTGAAAAATAGACATTTACTACTTTCGATACACTCACGCATGCTGAAGTGCGAAGATTTAACACATTCAGTTGAAAATGGCCAAATGATGAGCAAGCATGTCTATGCAGCCTTATAGTCATAAGATACTGTTTTAACAGTCTCTCCGTATACAATTcagataaaggtagtccttgacttacgaccacaattgggaccagcctttccattgctaagcaaggtggttgttaagtgattcatcaCTAAATTTACAACCTTCATTGCCACAGTtgctgagtggtgcggtggcctagaagtggagctctcgacttacaatcaggaggctgtaagttcgatcctaggtagaggcagatatttctctctctgggcacactgagaatatatctgctgaacaaaactccacattggcgacaggaagggcatctggccattaaaacactctgctagctccattcagttgcccagattccactctgcaagggattatgggggggTCGTTAagggaagatgatgatgatgatgattcccccactgactttacttgtcagaaactggctgggaaatttGTTGCAGATGACAATCACATGATCTTGGaagactgcaaccatcacaaatacctGTCAGTTGCGAAGCGCCTGAACTTTGAATGTATGTTTGTaggatgctgcgatggttgtgAGAGGACTGgttataggtcacttttttcagtactgttgtagcttcgttcggtcactaaacaaacggttgaagttgaggactacctgtttggcTGGGTGCCTGCCTTATTTCAATCAAATAGGGTCTGAACGCAGTGAGATCTAAACTATGTAAAATGTCACTTTCGCACTATCTGCGATATACATCTCcgtttattgctttatttatggCTATGAACATCACTGAACTTAAATGgtttgaaaagaaaatagaaatagaatagaaataatcgcATTACtccaacatacacacacacacacacataaacacattataatattcattgttcttatctacacaTTTATGATGCAATTGTCCTACTATcctactattgagtagtaaatagaaatgatagaatagagaactacaaaagcaaaatacgtatGTCGATAcggaatgctgtaaaattaccattactGTTATGTAATGTTCAATACCTTATGTCTTgacgtgttttgtttttatatgtgtgtgattgttttttgtgttgtttttaaagacaaactaataaaaattattttttaaaaaagaaatagaataggaataggaataggaataggaatagaatagaatagaatagaatagaatagaatagaatagaatagaatagaatagaatagaatagaatagaatagaatacatttgtcaagaatcataaggtaccacacctaatgttagtcatagggtaaaataagcaatcaaatcatactaggaagcaatcaatataaatcgtaaggatacagcaacaagttacagtcatacagtcgtaagtgggaggagatgggtgatgggaacgatgagaatactGTGGAACAAGAGAGATCTTTTCATGCCGCCTTTGCTTAGTTGCCATTttctgctgctgttgttttttcccccccacccaggccCTTTTCAATCTCCTGATTCCTGATCATGCCGCGGATGCCTTCTCTCCCCCACGCCTCTCTGACCCCGGGTTCTTGGACCAGTTGCTGGAATGGCTCCTGGGAGGCCTCTCCCGTTGGGATGCAGAGCACTTCTTGTTCATAGCCGAGCATGGTTACGTATACGAGCACAACTGCGCcttcttcccccttttccccctgaCCCTAAAAGCAGTCGCAGACATCATCTTCCGGCCGTTCCGAGGTTTTCTCTGTTTCCGGAGCTGCCTGCTTCTGTCTGCAGCTCTCCTCAATgctcttttttctgttttagcCTCTTGGACTCTGTACGAGCTCAGCTGTGCAGTCCTCCAGTGCCGGAGGAGGGCTTTCCTGTCGGCCATTCTCTTCTGCCTCACTCCAGCTAATGTCTTCATGGCAGCTGCTTACTCCGAAAGCATGTTTGCCTTCCTGGTGTTTGCTGCCTTGTGGAGGCTAGAGAAAGGGCGTCGGTGGGTTAGCCTCCTCCTCTTTTCGTTAGCCACCGGGGTACGTTCCAATGGGCTAATCAATGCAGGATTTCTCATTTACTCCCAGACAAAACTCTTTGCTTTCGGGTTTCAAGCAAGCGGAAATGCGTTGCGGAAGAAAGGCACGTTTCTAAAACTGGTGGCTGCTTTGGGGCTGATGTCTGCCTCTGTGGCTCTACCTTTTGCTTTGTTTCAGTACTACGCCTACCTTAAGTTCTGCCATCCCAGTATTGGCCTGGGATACCCTATTCCAAAGCCGCTGTTGCAGTTGGCCGAATCCAAGGGCTATCGTCTGGCAGCTGCAGAGGGTGGGATGCCCCCATGGTGCTCCTGGAACCTACCTGTGCTCTACACCTACATACAAGATACCTACTGGAATGTCGGCTTCCTCCGATACTTTGAACTCAAACAGATCCCAAACTTTCTGCTAGCTTCTCCCGTTATTGTGTTGGGCTCTTGGGCAATCTGGTGGTATGTCACTGCCAACCCCTGGCACTGCCTGACACTTGGTCTGGTGAGAAGGAAGAGCGCAGGCACACAAGACCAGGACTCATACAAGCCAGCAGGAGGTTTTGGTTCTCCTGATTTATTGGTCTACGTGGTTCATGCAGCAGCTCTGTTGGTGTTTGGGACCTTTTTCATGCATGTCCAGGTGAGTCttgttaaatattggaacactgatcaAGTAATGGGCAATGGTATAACTCCTGAGCAGATATATTTATTCCTACTGTGATGTTGAAATTGGATGCTCCATggcacctttttttttgtttttagcagAATATCAGGGGACTATAGCCCTGACCAGCTGTAGATtacattatataattatttcatacacaTATTAAGgtttttgtgtatatgtgtgaaaGCAAAAATATCTAGAGTAGGAGGATTTCTGGTAGTATCCTGAAATATAGGACATTTAGAGCATCTCCTAGATGGGAACGTGTAGGATAAGGAGGAAAATGACAAGATTCACTGCATGACAGCTCCTCAACCACTTTTGATCTTCAGTATGCAGCCACAGTTCCTGCTTTCATTCAGGCAGGACCAGTGACTTTTGCATGATGCAGATCACAGTGTTGGAATGATGGAGGGGCAAGtccctagaaccatgatggcgaacctatggcacgcgtgccagaggtggcacacgctGTCCCtagttgctcttttggtttccggcgtgcacatgcgcaccggccagctggtttttgtgggtgccagagcaccagaaaatggcttgaaaacggcctgaaaaacggCCGAAAAACATACATGTGCACACTGATCTTCGGGTTACGGTGCTCCagcgcacacacatgcgcatACTTTCTGGTTTTGGCACTTGCTgccaaaaagattcgccatcactgccctagaagtAGCCATATTAATCAGTTTTGACACAAATCAAGAGAATCAAGGCATGTTAAATAGTCTGTGATAGCTTAAATGTTTGGATTTGTGCAGCTGAGGAAACTGATTAGTTCACTAAAGCTTTTCCCATAATAAATGCATTCATCTGTAAGTGTGCTACCTCGCTACTAGTTCATACATACAGCGGTGTATTGTAGAACACATCCATTGCAGTGTGCAGTTGTAAATCAATTTGGAAAGTGTTATCTGAAAGCAACAAGCTGGATTGTAGCTGTCCTGGGACTTGATACACCCAATTTTTAAAGTAAATTATAGATAATATCGGACTTGTCTGTTTTGGTTTTAACAATTAGATTATTTCTTAATCATCAGATACCACTTGGTTTTAACAATTAGGTTATTTCTTAATCATCAGATACTACTCTACATACTGGTGTTTTGGGATAAAATCATCATCGTATTTAATTTGGGAGTTTATGTTTCTGCTAAAGCCATCACATTATCTGTGTGCTTCTCCACGTTACTTGTATGCTTCTACTTAGTTACTTTCTTCCACGTGCATGTTGTATTATGTTCAGAATAACTGAACAATGCAAGTATTTACTCCATTTTATATGTTTATTGTTGTTTAAATAATTAGCATTGGTAGACATCAAAAGCGAGCAATCTTTTTAGGCTAAAAGTCACAGCCCTGAAATGACATGTCAAGTTAAGATTCTGAAAAGGAGTCAACTCCTGTGGTCTCCTTAGCCATCTTCATCACATAATTCTGGATAATGTTCTCAATGGCACGTGGTCAAATATGTTTAGGAGTCCAAAGTTCAGCCCATTAGACCAAGGGTCtgcaaccctggcaactttaagacttgtggacttcaactcccagagttgaaaactggctgaggaaccttgggagttgaagtccacaagtcttaaagttgccaaggttggagacccctgcattagaccatAATCGTTTTCAGCTACTCTAATAAGAATGGTTCGTGTTACTTTTTTAAgccattcaaataattttatatgCATATCTCAGTCATTCTTATCCTCAGTTTCTGAAGTTAGGCTAATATTGGAGATTGGGAAGCTGACCTGGAGAATAAATCAAACCCACCCGACTGAAACAGTTCTAGGTATAGTACTGTGAGTAGGGTTAGAAACTGGCTGACGTTGACAAGGCAAGTAATTGATCAACACAAAAAAATTGTTAAATATAATAGAAATCTTATTACAGGAAAACCTGCTAACAAAGTTGCCTTTGCATTTTTTATGAAACATTTGGTAGCTGGAATGAAGGTCTGTTTCACAGAATTGTTTTGAAACGTCTTGATCACGTAGATATGGATgtaaatctcttcctttatcttCCTTTAATAGGTACTTACCAGATTTCTGGGCTCTTCTTCTCCAGTCCTTTATTGGTTCTGTGCTCATCTGCTCTATGACAAGGAGCCTTTGCTACAGGATGGAAGGTCCCCATCCCAgcacagagaatcccttgctgaGAAACCCTCGGTGGCTAATTTCTTTTCTACCTGCAGTGGACATGAAAACCCCGTATTGATGCTTCTGAGCAAATGGAAGCAGAACAGGATTCTCACAAAATGTATTTTGGGATATGTACTTTCGTACTGGCTGCTGGGGTTGGTCCTTCACTGTAATTTCTTTCCTTGGACGTAACCATTTTGAATCTATATAAATATACTGGCTGTACAGGCCGAAAATCTTTCAGAGATCCTACCGTCTGTAAACTTGCAAACAATTGAAGGTGCAGAATTGATTTATCTGAAAGTGGCAGTAAACTTAACCAGTGAGAATAGCAAAAAATATAATACCGGGTGGAATACTCACGTGTAACGTTGCAGTCAAAAAATATCCTTCCTCAAAATAATCTATTtcattcaacaacaacaaaaccttcCCCCTGcttttctacattctacattctctCCCAAGAGCCATTCTGCAACCTTCTACCAAGGGCTAAAACCCTaatcctctaaaacaggggtccccagccttggcaactttaagcctggtggactccaactcccagaattgggagttgaagtcctccaggcttaaagttgccaaggtaggagacccctgctctaaaaagtGTACTTTTGCAAAATGTGAGTTTTCCACAAGTCGCTTTCCAATCTCCCTTTTCGGTGATGATAGGTCTGTCATTTGATACGTAGCAACAATCTGAACTGGTGTCTTGACACTGGATCAGAAATTGGCTTTGTTCTCTCTGGaggcaggtaatcctcaatttacaatcacaattggtaccagaattttggttgctaagcaaggcagttgttaaatgagccatgcccaattttatgattttttttttttttggccttggtTGGTAAATCATtttaacagttgttaagcaaatccaacttcccACATTGAGTATGTTTTGTAGGGAGCCCAGCTCTGAAGGGAAGGTCACAGAAGACAAAACAGgtgacctcaggatgctgcaattgtcataaatacatgctagttgccaagtgcccctgattttgatcacgtgaccctgaggatgctgcaataatTATAAGTGTAAGGACTGGTTGTAATTTTACTTttaaacagttgtaagttgaatgTCCGTATCATTATTTTAACCTTTAtctaatgggttttttttctttttgggtctAGTTCCATTGGTTCTTAGAAATCAATTTAGGTCCACTGAGATTTGTAGACTCTTCTTGCCTTAGCTAACAAACTTTCAGGCATAAATTTTCAGATCAACTTCAGTCTGGTTCCCAGCCTTGCAGCACTGATTTCTGTTTTTTGCAATTTGGTATGTTCCAACCTTCTTACCTTCTGTCACAGTTCTAAATTTCATCATTTTACTCTTGAGTGCCCTGGGGATGTTGATAAGCTGTGCTTTTGACCAGAATAGATTGATGGGAaagccacttttaaaaaaaataaaaaatagagcaGGCATAATCTGCATATGTTAATGCACGCTGCAGTTAAAATCAGTATTGAGCTCAGTGTGCTGTAAAAGAGGTTGCATTTGAAAGCTATTTATACATCTGAGCCAGCCTGAAATGGAAGCTAATGCTACTGTTGATCTTGTCAAGTGAGCACATGAAACTTGCAGGAGCCTGAGGACGGCTTCAGAACCACCTCTTAAGGAATGCACACTAACTTTACATTTGTAAAGAACTTTGAGACTGTCTCCTATCTGAGACTGCCTGCTCActaagtggcttggtgggcgtggcaggggaaggatattgcaaaatctccattcccatctcactccaggggaaggatactgcaaaatctccattcccacctcactccaggggaaggatactgcaaaatctccattcccaccccactccaggggaaggacactgtaaaatctccattcccacttcactccaggggaaggatactgcaaaatctccattccctccccactcctgggggaaggatattgcaaaatctccattcccaccccactcgggggccagccagaggtggtatttgctcattctctgaactgctcaaaatttccactactggttcttcagaacctgctggatttcatccctgatgtaCCTTTGCTATGGAAAGTGATTGACTTCACTTCTTTCAGCAATTTTTCCCACTATTTTGTGAAGAAGTG contains:
- the PIGV gene encoding GPI mannosyltransferase 2 isoform X1, with the protein product MPLRNCRDTRCQEVVCFAVLCRIVTLLLQALFNLLIPDHAADAFSPPRLSDPGFLDQLLEWLLGGLSRWDAEHFLFIAEHGYVYEHNCAFFPLFPLTLKAVADIIFRPFRGFLCFRSCLLLSAALLNALFSVLASWTLYELSCAVLQCRRRAFLSAILFCLTPANVFMAAAYSESMFAFLVFAALWRLEKGRRWVSLLLFSLATGVRSNGLINAGFLIYSQTKLFAFGFQASGNALRKKGTFLKLVAALGLMSASVALPFALFQYYAYLKFCHPSIGLGYPIPKPLLQLAESKGYRLAAAEGGMPPWCSWNLPVLYTYIQDTYWNVGFLRYFELKQIPNFLLASPVIVLGSWAIWWYVTANPWHCLTLGLVRRKSAGTQDQDSYKPAGGFGSPDLLVYVVHAAALLVFGTFFMHVQVLTRFLGSSSPVLYWFCAHLLYDKEPLLQDGRSPSQHRESLAEKPSVANFFSTCSGHENPVLMLLSKWKQNRILTKCILGYVLSYWLLGLVLHCNFFPWT
- the PIGV gene encoding GPI mannosyltransferase 2 isoform X2, yielding MPLRNCRDTRCQEVVCFAVLCRIVTLLLQVLTRFLGSSSPVLYWFCAHLLYDKEPLLQDGRSPSQHRESLAEKPSVANFFSTCSGHENPVLMLLSKWKQNRILTKCILGYVLSYWLLGLVLHCNFFPWT